The Serratia rhizosphaerae genome has a segment encoding these proteins:
- a CDS encoding DNA cytosine methyltransferase — protein sequence MSTKTTTSDNHLTEPHEEGFCFYEFFAGGGMARVGLGKQWQCLFANDMDPIKVSTYIDNWGDEHFDTRDVREIAPSDLPHHADLSWASFPCQDLSLAGNGLGIGEKDSSVDKTTRSGAVWPFLDLISRLGEENRKPPILVLENVLGLLTLDQGSHFAAICHQLSKTGYRYGAIIIDAKHFLPQSRPRVFLVAISRHVSIPACLVSEEPLSQWHSSSLLRACDALAKDARNDWIWWSPGNMPDARTKELDDLIDFEDENALWNSADETRRLISMMAPANLARLVNAQASGETITGSLYLRMRKEKGINRQRTEITFSAVLGCLRTPKGGASRPRIIVVKGNQVKTRLLSVKEAAALMGLPDDFILPTAYQSAFKVIGDGLAVPSVRFLAERILEPLAMIAQNNTHRTGDMRE from the coding sequence ATGAGCACTAAAACCACCACGAGTGACAATCATTTAACGGAACCTCACGAGGAGGGATTTTGTTTCTATGAGTTTTTCGCGGGTGGCGGTATGGCCAGGGTCGGGCTGGGAAAACAGTGGCAATGCCTGTTTGCCAACGACATGGACCCGATAAAAGTATCGACCTATATCGACAACTGGGGAGATGAACATTTCGACACACGCGATGTACGCGAAATTGCCCCCAGTGATCTGCCGCACCATGCTGATTTAAGTTGGGCATCGTTCCCCTGTCAGGATTTATCGCTGGCCGGTAATGGCCTGGGGATCGGCGAAAAAGATTCCAGTGTAGATAAAACCACGCGTTCCGGCGCGGTATGGCCGTTCCTCGATTTAATAAGCAGGCTCGGCGAGGAAAACCGTAAGCCGCCGATTCTTGTTCTTGAAAATGTTCTTGGGTTGCTGACGTTGGATCAAGGGAGCCATTTCGCCGCGATATGCCATCAGTTAAGTAAAACAGGTTACCGCTATGGCGCAATAATCATTGATGCAAAGCACTTTCTTCCACAATCTAGGCCCCGCGTATTTCTTGTGGCGATTAGTCGTCATGTTTCCATTCCTGCATGTTTAGTTTCAGAAGAACCTTTGTCGCAATGGCATTCGTCGTCACTTCTTCGCGCCTGCGATGCGCTGGCGAAAGATGCCCGTAATGACTGGATCTGGTGGTCGCCAGGCAATATGCCAGACGCCAGAACGAAGGAGCTGGACGACTTAATCGATTTTGAAGACGAAAACGCGTTATGGAATTCTGCCGATGAAACACGACGTCTCATCAGTATGATGGCACCGGCGAACCTAGCGCGTCTGGTGAACGCGCAGGCATCCGGCGAGACAATAACAGGCAGCCTTTATTTACGTATGCGTAAGGAAAAAGGCATCAACAGGCAACGGACCGAAATTACGTTCTCCGCAGTTCTTGGTTGTCTGAGAACACCGAAAGGTGGCGCTTCTCGTCCTCGCATTATCGTCGTCAAGGGCAACCAGGTGAAAACGCGTTTGTTGTCGGTCAAAGAAGCGGCGGCGTTAATGGGGTTGCCGGATGATTTTATCCTCCCGACAGCGTATCAATCGGCATTTAAAGTGATTGGCGACGGACTTGCAGTTCCTTCCGTTCGTTTTCTGGCCGAACGTATTCTGGAGCCACTTGCGATGATCGCCCAAAACAATACCCACAGGACGGGGGATATGCGCGAATGA
- a CDS encoding polymorphic toxin type 44 domain-containing protein: MSSIPVAGPGIGIVRNNMKEARKRGEPRGMALPLTYYWFYQKVRNKGPWDYKQFDPYWADFGNFNFGATGFAAGIPVNILLMGAGWAQTRAKTSRSEWGKWYKDPPYGDDPTDQYWIKEGVKYAVENGY, translated from the coding sequence ATGTCTTCAATACCTGTTGCAGGGCCGGGGATTGGCATTGTGCGCAACAACATGAAAGAGGCGAGGAAACGCGGTGAACCACGAGGTATGGCGCTTCCTTTAACTTATTACTGGTTCTATCAGAAAGTTCGCAATAAAGGCCCGTGGGACTATAAGCAATTTGACCCATATTGGGCTGATTTTGGTAACTTTAATTTTGGTGCAACGGGTTTTGCTGCGGGTATCCCGGTTAATATTCTCTTAATGGGGGCCGGATGGGCGCAAACCCGAGCTAAAACATCACGCTCGGAATGGGGAAAATGGTATAAAGATCCTCCCTATGGTGATGATCCCACCGATCAGTATTGGATAAAGGAAGGAGTCAAATATGCCGTTGAAAACGGTTATTAA
- a CDS encoding uracil-DNA glycosylase produces the protein MQSDNFSRPRSLRSADAINAKNALLNEPHVEQLTKYVEELKIRHPGWEFPYFDPHDGGQDADILFLLEKPGPKTSPGRGGSGFISRDNNDATAEAIFNFMNVAGIPRKRTVLWNTIPGWNGTIKLTSAEKKEGLSELVNLLALLPNLSTIVLVGRKAEKAIPMIEMKPVKIIVSAHPSPKVRAINRAVWDSIPGHWLEAL, from the coding sequence ATGCAATCTGATAACTTTTCGCGCCCAAGATCCCTGCGTTCAGCCGATGCTATAAACGCAAAGAACGCCTTATTGAATGAACCACACGTTGAGCAGCTTACTAAGTATGTTGAAGAGCTAAAGATCAGACACCCTGGGTGGGAGTTCCCCTATTTTGATCCACATGATGGTGGGCAAGATGCTGATATCCTTTTTCTACTTGAAAAACCCGGCCCGAAAACATCTCCGGGGCGTGGCGGCTCAGGTTTTATCTCAAGGGATAATAATGATGCCACTGCCGAAGCTATTTTTAATTTCATGAACGTAGCAGGTATCCCACGAAAACGCACTGTGCTATGGAATACTATCCCCGGCTGGAATGGAACGATTAAGCTGACATCGGCTGAAAAAAAGGAAGGACTATCAGAACTTGTCAATTTATTAGCTCTTCTTCCAAATCTTTCCACCATTGTGCTAGTAGGCCGTAAGGCAGAGAAAGCTATACCGATGATCGAAATGAAACCAGTGAAAATAATTGTGTCCGCACACCCATCACCTAAAGTAAGGGCAATCAATAGAGCAGTGTGGGATAGCATTCCAGGGCACTGGTTAGAGGCATTGTAA